A region of Moorena sp. SIOASIH DNA encodes the following proteins:
- a CDS encoding calcium-binding protein, with the protein MATLVTEAQKLSNLISKSELDLIKSLPKSIQNQEVPSPQLPDPSATPTQFNLKQIQDLVSDESELKILSSKGISGSFNVIVRTGASEFIPGTNNNDLILARGGNDAIFGGDGHDCVLAGHGDDFASGGSGNDFLHGMSGDDFLFGDSGNDSLSGGSGNDSLFGGLGNDFLSGGSGNDLLVGVDPNSNKPGMNERDTLIGGVGNDTLVIGDQNNPYYVGGGGTYGLNDFALIQKFESGKDKIQLHKGSNYVLLKNFIAITPGLSPSDLTNIGSVEQIANNIAGGMSVADSLKLVPMPASLKIDIIAIVPDGYSQAQDLKFV; encoded by the coding sequence ATGGCCACCTTAGTAACTGAAGCTCAGAAGTTATCCAACCTAATTTCGAAATCAGAACTAGATTTAATCAAGTCACTGCCAAAATCTATCCAGAATCAGGAAGTTCCTAGCCCCCAGTTACCTGATCCTTCTGCTACACCGACTCAGTTCAATTTGAAGCAAATACAAGATTTAGTTTCCGATGAGTCAGAGTTAAAAATATTATCGTCGAAAGGAATCTCAGGATCTTTTAACGTGATTGTTCGTACTGGCGCTTCTGAATTTATTCCGGGTACTAACAACAACGATTTAATCCTGGCACGTGGCGGAAATGACGCTATTTTCGGAGGCGATGGTCACGATTGTGTGCTTGCCGGCCATGGTGACGACTTTGCGTCTGGTGGGTCAGGTAACGACTTTCTCCATGGCATGTCTGGTGATGACTTTCTATTTGGCGACTCAGGTAACGACTCTCTGTCTGGCGGGTCAGGTAACGACTCTCTGTTTGGCGGCTTAGGTAACGACTTTTTGTCTGGTGGTTCAGGTAATGATTTGCTTGTAGGTGTAGATCCCAACAGTAACAAGCCAGGTATGAATGAAAGGGATACCTTAATCGGAGGAGTTGGTAATGATACATTGGTGATTGGAGATCAGAACAATCCTTACTATGTCGGGGGAGGAGGAACTTATGGTCTCAATGACTTCGCTCTAATTCAGAAGTTCGAATCTGGTAAGGATAAAATTCAACTCCACAAAGGCAGCAACTATGTCTTGTTAAAAAACTTTATTGCTATCACTCCAGGCTTGTCTCCTTCTGATTTGACAAATATTGGTTCAGTGGAACAGATTGCTAATAATATTGCTGGAGGTATGAGCGTAGCGGATAGTTTGAAGCTTGTTCCCATGCCGGCTAGTTTGAAAATTGACATTATTGCTATAGTTCCTGATGGCTATAGCCAAGCACAGGATCTGAAGTTTGTATAA
- a CDS encoding NB-ARC domain-containing protein: protein MAQGAFYQEDELFLEAVKLWDLENLYIDIGEQKQRETQNKTTLTPVEKVCLRGLLCGYSPKKIAETLHRSSNSIAVALTRGLYRYVEALTNRELNSLTNWKDVPKWLEVAGYKMPHYHHDWGEAPEISAFYGRTNQLNQLQQWISKKQYSLVAILGIGGIGKTTLAVKLANNLQGEFEYIIWRNLRHAPPLKQLLVELLLFLSHQQSFNLPEDINALISSLVRCLQEHRCLIVLDDAEQILSPGAIAGYYQANYEDYGQLFRRVAQEKHQSALLLISWEKFLQLELLEQKNNSTASLTLKGLPTEEAEKILVDNGLCGNTEEWETLITRYRGNPLALNLVATTIYKYFNGSVSKFLSLNEVFVPEPMRLILIAQLNRLDQSEIEVMRYLGISTKPVSREQLRQDITITSDSKLINVLQSLQRRSLIETFTDISQTFFTLSPVVSSVIFSIK from the coding sequence ATGGCGCAGGGTGCGTTTTATCAAGAAGATGAACTTTTCTTAGAAGCAGTAAAGCTCTGGGATTTAGAAAATTTATATATAGATATAGGCGAACAAAAACAGAGGGAAACCCAGAATAAAACCACACTTACACCAGTAGAAAAAGTGTGCTTGAGAGGATTGCTTTGTGGCTACTCCCCAAAAAAAATAGCTGAGACTCTCCATCGCAGCTCTAACTCAATCGCTGTTGCCTTGACTAGGGGATTGTATCGATATGTCGAAGCACTAACTAATCGAGAATTAAATAGCCTCACTAACTGGAAAGACGTCCCTAAGTGGCTAGAAGTTGCAGGATACAAAATGCCTCATTACCACCACGATTGGGGGGAAGCACCAGAAATTTCGGCTTTCTATGGACGCACTAATCAACTCAATCAACTGCAGCAATGGATTAGTAAAAAGCAATACTCACTAGTAGCCATTTTGGGTATAGGAGGGATTGGTAAAACCACTCTAGCTGTCAAACTGGCAAACAACCTTCAGGGGGAATTTGAGTATATTATTTGGCGTAATCTGCGCCATGCTCCACCCCTAAAGCAACTGCTAGTAGAGCTGCTTCTCTTCCTATCTCACCAGCAATCATTCAATTTACCAGAAGACATCAACGCTCTTATTTCTAGCTTGGTAAGATGTTTACAAGAGCATCGGTGTCTGATCGTACTGGATGACGCAGAGCAGATTCTAAGTCCTGGCGCTATAGCTGGATACTATCAAGCCAACTATGAGGATTATGGTCAGCTATTTAGACGAGTAGCACAGGAAAAACACCAAAGTGCTTTGCTGCTTATCAGTTGGGAAAAATTTCTACAACTAGAGTTACTGGAGCAAAAAAATAACAGTACTGCTTCCTTAACTCTGAAGGGTTTACCTACAGAAGAAGCTGAGAAAATTTTAGTAGATAACGGTTTATGTGGAAATACAGAAGAATGGGAAACCCTGATTACCCGTTATCGAGGCAATCCCTTAGCATTAAATCTAGTAGCGACAACAATTTACAAATATTTTAATGGCAGTGTCTCGAAATTTTTAAGCTTGAATGAGGTATTTGTTCCCGAACCAATGAGGTTAATTTTAATTGCACAGTTGAATCGCTTAGATCAGTCAGAAATAGAAGTGATGAGGTATCTAGGGATAAGTACCAAACCCGTTTCCCGAGAACAATTGCGCCAGGATATTACCATTACCTCGGATTCAAAACTAATCAATGTTTTACAATCCCTCCAGAGGCGTTCACTGATTGAAACATTCACAGACATTAGTCAAACTTTTTTCACCCTATCCCCTGTAGTTAGTTCTGTGATTTTTAGTATTAAGTAG
- a CDS encoding methylenetetrahydrofolate reductase, producing the protein MTNPTKNSFRTAVESGEFLITAEVAPPKGGNPAHMVKMAQTLKDRVHAINITDGSRAVMRMSSWAASVILRQQGIEPICQVACRDRNRIALQADLMGINALGISNILALTGDPVKAGDHPDAKSVFDLESVRLLQLITKLNQGVDFNDKPLTDQGTDLFTGAAVDPQLKSWSGLQSRFERKLDAGAQFFQSQLICDFDRLEKFMDQIAAGSNKPILAGIFLLKSAKNAKFINKNVPGVNIPDEIIDRLAAADNQLQEGIKIAAEQVKLAQQLCQGVHMMAVRREDLIPQILDLAGISPLQKSSAVNDLVFK; encoded by the coding sequence ATGACTAACCCTACTAAGAACTCATTTCGCACTGCCGTTGAGTCCGGTGAATTTTTGATTACTGCAGAAGTGGCACCCCCCAAGGGGGGTAACCCAGCTCACATGGTCAAAATGGCTCAAACCCTGAAGGATAGAGTCCATGCTATCAATATCACTGATGGCTCTAGGGCAGTCATGCGGATGTCGTCTTGGGCAGCCTCGGTGATTTTACGCCAGCAGGGAATTGAACCAATTTGTCAGGTGGCTTGTCGCGATCGCAACCGCATTGCCTTGCAAGCTGACTTGATGGGTATTAACGCTTTAGGTATCAGTAATATTCTCGCCCTAACCGGTGATCCAGTCAAAGCAGGTGATCACCCTGATGCTAAAAGTGTATTTGATTTGGAATCAGTACGCCTATTGCAACTAATTACTAAGCTAAATCAAGGGGTTGATTTCAATGATAAGCCCCTTACTGATCAAGGAACTGATTTATTTACTGGTGCAGCAGTAGACCCCCAGCTTAAGAGTTGGTCAGGGTTACAGAGTCGGTTTGAACGGAAACTGGATGCCGGAGCACAGTTTTTCCAAAGCCAGCTGATTTGTGATTTTGATCGGCTAGAGAAGTTTATGGATCAGATTGCTGCTGGTAGTAATAAGCCGATTTTAGCAGGGATATTTTTGCTCAAATCCGCTAAAAATGCTAAGTTTATTAATAAAAATGTTCCAGGGGTTAATATCCCTGACGAGATTATTGATCGGCTAGCAGCAGCAGATAATCAGTTACAAGAAGGGATAAAAATTGCCGCTGAGCAAGTTAAGCTCGCACAGCAACTTTGTCAGGGTGTTCACATGATGGCAGTCCGGCGAGAAGACTTGATTCCCCAGATTTTGGATTTGGCTGGCATTTCGCCATTGCAGAAATCCTCTGCTGTTAATGACTTAGTTTTTAAGTAA
- the trpS gene encoding tryptophan--tRNA ligase produces the protein MGKQRVLSGVQPTGNLHLGNYLGAIRNWVEGQSQYDNLFCVVDLHAITVPHNPATLAEDTLSIAALYLACGIDLECSTIFVQSHIPAHSELAWLLNCITPLNWLERMIQFKEKAVKQGENVSTGLLDYPVLMAADILLYDADQVPVGEDQKQHIELTRNIAIRVNDKFGSHQNLVLKLPEPMIRKAGARVMSLTDGRRKMSKSDPSELSRINVLDSPQEIQKKIKRCKTDPIRGLWFDDPERPECDNLLTLYTLLSGKTKEEVATECQDMGWGTFKPLLTEVTIEALKPIQQKYQDVRSEQGYLEGLLREGRQKAEAIANQTLSRVKTALGFIAVT, from the coding sequence ATGGGTAAACAGCGCGTTCTATCTGGAGTTCAACCAACTGGCAATCTTCACCTGGGTAACTATCTTGGAGCTATCCGCAACTGGGTCGAAGGTCAAAGTCAGTATGATAATCTATTTTGTGTAGTTGATTTACACGCTATTACTGTACCCCATAACCCTGCCACTCTAGCAGAAGATACCTTAAGCATTGCTGCCCTCTACTTAGCCTGCGGGATTGATTTAGAATGCTCTACCATCTTCGTACAATCCCATATCCCTGCCCACAGTGAACTAGCTTGGCTGCTCAACTGCATTACCCCTCTCAACTGGCTAGAGCGAATGATCCAGTTCAAGGAAAAAGCAGTAAAACAAGGGGAAAATGTCAGTACTGGCTTACTGGACTACCCAGTATTGATGGCAGCGGATATTCTACTTTATGATGCCGATCAAGTTCCAGTGGGAGAGGACCAGAAGCAACACATCGAACTGACTCGTAATATCGCTATCCGAGTCAATGACAAGTTTGGCAGTCACCAGAATCTTGTGCTAAAGTTGCCAGAGCCTATGATCCGAAAAGCTGGTGCTCGTGTCATGAGTCTCACTGATGGCAGGCGCAAAATGTCTAAGTCTGATCCATCCGAGTTGAGCAGGATTAACGTGCTTGACTCCCCTCAGGAGATCCAAAAGAAAATCAAGCGCTGTAAAACTGACCCGATTAGAGGCTTATGGTTTGATGATCCAGAACGCCCGGAATGTGATAATCTACTAACTTTGTATACCCTGCTTTCTGGGAAAACAAAGGAAGAGGTGGCGACAGAATGTCAGGATATGGGTTGGGGCACATTCAAGCCCTTACTCACAGAGGTAACAATTGAAGCGCTCAAGCCGATTCAACAGAAGTATCAAGATGTTAGGTCAGAGCAGGGCTATCTTGAGGGCCTGTTGCGAGAGGGGCGACAAAAAGCGGAAGCGATCGCAAACCAGACCTTGTCCAGGGTGAAAACTGCATTAGGGTTCATTGCTGTAACCTAA
- the psb28 gene encoding photosystem II reaction center protein Psb28: MAEIQFSRGITEEVVPDIRITRSKTGQTGTATFYFNKPQAIDKDFKEDITGMYMVDEEGEISTSKVNGKFVNGEPMAIEATYIMKSREQWDRFIRFIERYSEENGLSKSKQD; encoded by the coding sequence ATGGCAGAAATTCAGTTCTCTAGAGGCATCACAGAAGAAGTTGTACCCGATATACGTATAACTCGCTCGAAAACTGGTCAGACTGGCACTGCAACCTTTTATTTTAACAAGCCTCAAGCTATCGATAAAGACTTTAAGGAAGATATCACCGGAATGTACATGGTTGACGAAGAAGGTGAGATTTCTACCAGTAAGGTTAATGGCAAATTTGTTAATGGTGAACCAATGGCTATAGAAGCAACTTACATAATGAAATCTCGAGAGCAGTGGGATCGTTTCATTCGTTTTATAGAACGGTATAGTGAAGAAAATGGACTTAGTAAATCCAAACAGGATTAA
- a CDS encoding M20/M25/M40 family metallo-hydrolase, with translation MVRLGDNLLPDYITLDLKERLITHLSQIVRDRDPYMASAGHFYVQEYIRQELEQWGSVEIHKFQVSGKTHHNLILNLPGKEARPQQFAPILIGSHYDAVPGSPGADDNATGVAVLLELARAFATQAPKRPVRLVAFDMEESGLLGSAAYAAYLKEQQQPLRLMLSLEMLGYCDRTPNSQWYPPGLKYFYPNQGDFIALVGNLPTILDFRHLARRIRQAGIPCQCLPVPLRGVIVRQTRLSDHAPFWDQGYRALMVTDTAFLRNPHYHKPSDRIDTLDLDFMTSVCRGLIAGLGNLV, from the coding sequence ATGGTAAGATTAGGTGATAATCTTCTGCCTGATTACATTACTTTGGATCTAAAAGAACGTCTAATCACCCACCTCAGTCAGATAGTACGCGATCGCGATCCGTATATGGCATCTGCGGGACATTTCTATGTCCAGGAGTACATCCGCCAGGAATTAGAACAGTGGGGAAGCGTTGAAATTCACAAGTTTCAGGTGTCGGGCAAAACCCATCATAATCTGATTCTGAATCTACCGGGAAAAGAGGCGAGACCGCAACAGTTTGCTCCGATTTTAATTGGCTCTCACTATGATGCGGTACCTGGAAGCCCAGGAGCAGATGATAATGCTACCGGCGTAGCGGTGCTATTGGAATTAGCTAGAGCCTTTGCCACTCAAGCGCCTAAACGCCCAGTTCGACTGGTAGCATTTGATATGGAAGAGTCTGGATTGCTCGGAAGTGCTGCCTATGCTGCCTATTTAAAGGAACAACAGCAACCCTTGCGGTTAATGCTGTCTTTGGAAATGTTAGGGTATTGCGATCGCACTCCCAATTCCCAATGGTACCCACCAGGACTAAAATACTTTTACCCCAATCAGGGGGACTTCATTGCCTTAGTAGGAAACTTGCCAACAATCCTTGATTTTAGGCATTTAGCTCGCCGTATCCGCCAAGCTGGGATCCCTTGTCAGTGCTTACCAGTACCATTACGAGGGGTAATCGTTCGTCAGACCAGACTCAGTGACCACGCTCCATTTTGGGACCAAGGTTATCGAGCTTTGATGGTAACCGATACAGCATTTCTGCGCAATCCCCATTACCATAAACCAAGCGATCGCATTGATACCCTGGACTTAGATTTTATGACTAGTGTCTGTCGCGGCTTAATCGCTGGTCTTGGAAATCTTGTGTAG